The following are encoded together in the Oncorhynchus masou masou isolate Uvic2021 chromosome 5, UVic_Omas_1.1, whole genome shotgun sequence genome:
- the ccdc174 gene encoding coiled-coil domain-containing protein 174 codes for MLRHQMTDQRSKREQLKENRKALLNAQLAKVRQRKMKTKLDGTQDDQGAGPKQEEDEAHEEAPAVKKLEVEIQERRDTKSGVPQIGSGTGAKVNTTPCFWLTRLAWIFF; via the exons ATGCTCAGACACCAG atgACAGACCAGCGCAGTAAGAGGGAGCAGTTGAAGGAGAACAGGAAGGCTCTGCTGAATGCTCAGTTGGCCAAGGTGAGGCAAAGGAAGATGAAGACGAAGCTGGACGGAACACAGGACGACCAGGGAGCTGGACCCAAACAAG AAGAGGATGAAGCCCATGAGGAGGCCCCTGCAGTGAAAAAGTTGGAGGTAGAGAtccaagagaggagagacacaaagTCAGGAGTACCCCAAATAGGGAGTGGGACAGGGGCAAAGGTAAACACTACTCCTTGTTTCTGGTTGACACGATTGGCATGGATCTTTTTTTAG
- the ghrl gene encoding ghrelin/obestatin prepropeptide — MPLKRNTGLMILMLCTLALWAKSVSAGSSFLSPSQKPQGKGKPPRVGRRDIESFAELFEGPLHQEDKHNTIKAPFEMGITMSEEEFQEYGAVLQKILQDILGDTATAE, encoded by the exons ATGCCACTGAAGAGAAACACAGGTCTCATGATACTGATGCTGTGTACTCTGGCTCTGTGGGCCAAGTCAGTCAGTGCTGGCTCCAGCTTCCTCAGCCCCTCCCAGAAACCACAG GGTAAAGGGAAGCCCCCTCGAGTTGGTCGGCGAGACATTGAGAGCTTTGCTGAGCTGTTTGAGGGTCCCCTTCACCaggaagacaaacacaatacG ATCAAGGCTCCTTTTGAGATGGGCATCACCATGAGTGAGGAGGAGTTCCAGGAGTATGGTGCCGTGCTGCAGAAGATCCTGCAGGACATCCTGGGAGACACTGCCACTGCAG AATGA
- the tatdn2 gene encoding putative deoxyribonuclease TATDN2, which produces MDSNNREKVKFDWLQTTLSSPTKFRKSNGGTPKPIRWSVSPSEVLTAPDLNVSAGLGELEGICLDTPKRKEVTSSDDPSGSNLFTGKIKGLRNLSRKCLKDITPSESKAVLKDTTSQSESRVSSPTPSACGLKRKDRTPQEGSKAIYLKALTAAIRGRGEKQSPAKATAGKSPSFAKKKSTKKNPSLDTANDNMPSLEPDDCAALDLDCCSAQSESESEDMAPLEGGDYYFRPMVFEETGTQDENTGLKKDTRSVVLKRDNSPDWSDVEDPVVVETFSQEESPSHSTAKVEPKRGVSSSDSSLPALDYIPNSLLYFTKPQTYHPDTWKLNFPAVNAQSGSITAPSLTSPSTNRLNGVVQPPSESPAQIFPQSWRTVFISSKQIPQEKPNSAQPPAPGTPRTGMGGIGVPCSPSSVSSSPDPFALWEPAICSSNTSPATHKIHPLFSSPYRPCEQTFRRYSDGGHSFPSSSPSRCYDNSTNTRRMSVGVEPIWACDPSQRRVSQHGFVDTHCHLDMLWGKLGFRGTFARFRSLHQSSFPTDFHGCIADFCNPRIMVREALWEGLLAEELVWGAFGCHPHFAKEYSEVHERSILMAMRHPKAIAFGEIGLDYSHKNSTNTSRQKEVFERQLKLAVAMNKPLVIHCRDADDDLLLIMKKCVPQDYKIHRHCFTNSYPVIEPFLKEFPNLCVGFTALITYPSAYEARDAIRKIPLDRILLETDAPYFLPRQVSKDVCRFAHPGMGIHTLREISLLKGESITTVLTTIRRNTTQLYGI; this is translated from the exons ATGGACAGCAAcaacagagagaaggtgaagtTTGACTGGCTACAGACAACACTCAGCTCGCCTACAAAGTTCCGCAAGAGCAATGGTGGCACACCCAAGCCCATCCGTTGGAGTGTGTCGCCCAGTGAGGTTTTAACTGCCCCTGATCTGAACGTGTCGGCTGGCCTGGGAGAGCTGGAGGGCATCTGCCTAGACACACCCAAGAGAAAGGAGGTCACCTCGTCAGACGACCCCAGCGGGAGCAACCTCTTCACAGGGAAAATCAAGGGGCTCAGGAATCTCTCCAGAAAATGTCTGAAAGATATCACTCCCTCTGAGTCCAAG GCGGTACTCAAGGACACAACATCCCAGTCAGAAAGCCGTGTCTCCTCACCTACACCTTCAGCCTGTGGTCTGAAGAGGAAAGACCGGACCCCACAGGAGGGGTCGAAGGCCATTTACCTGAAGGCTTTGACCGCCGCTatcaggggaagaggagagaagcagTCCCCGGCCAAAGCGACTGCCGGGAAAAGCCCTTCTTTCGCGAAGAAGAAGTCCACAAAAAAGAACCCGTCTTTGGACACAGCCAATGACAACATGCCCAGTTTGGAACCAGACGACTGCGCGGCTCTTGACTTGGACTGCTGCTCAGCCCAGTCAGAGAGCGAGTCAGAGGACATGGCTCCCCTCGAGGGCGGAGACTACTATTTCCGCCCAATGGTGTTTGAGGAAACAGGGACACAGGATGAGAACACTGGTCTCAAAAAAGACACAAGG AGTGTGGTGCTGAAAAGGGATAACTCCCCTGATTGGTCAGATGTTGAGGACCCTGTGGTGGTGGAGACCTTCTCCCAGGAGGAGTCTCCATCGCATTCCACTGCCAAGGTGGAGCCCAAGAGAGGGGTCAGCAGCAGTGACTCGTCCTTACCTGCTCTGGACTACATTCCTAACTCTCTACTTTACTTCACGAAGCCTCAAACATACCACCCAGACACCTGGAAACTCAACTTTCCTGCTGTGAATGCTCAGAGTGGTAGCATTACAGcgccctctctcacctccccctctacAAACAGACTGAATGGTGTTGTTCAGCCACCCAGTGAGAGCCCAGCTCAGATCTTCCCTCAGTCATGGAGGACGGTGTTCATTTCCTCCAAGCAAATCCCCCAAGAGAAGCCAAACAGTGCACAGCCGCCTGCCCCCGGGACACCCAGGACTGGCATGGGGGGCATCGGTGTCCCGTGCTCCCCCAGCAGTGTCTCCTCCTCCCCGGATCCCTTTGCTCTGTGGGAGCCTGCTATTTGCTCCAGCAACACTTCGCCTGCTACACACAAAATCCAccccctgttctccagcccctacCGCCCCTGTGAACAGACCTTCCGGAGGTACTCTGACGGAGGCCACTcatttccctcttcctccccctccaggtGCTATGACAACAGCACCAACACCAGGAGAATGTCAGTGGGGGTGGAGCCTATCTGGGCATGCGACCCGTCCCAGCGGAGGGTGAGCCAACATGGCTTCGTGGACACCCACTGCCACCTGGACATGCTGTGGGGCAAGCTGGGCTTCCGGGGCACCTTTGCCCGCTTCCGCAGCCTGCACCAGAGCAGCTTCCCGACTGATTTTCACGGCTGCATTGCCGACTTCTGCAACCCTCGGATCATGGTGCGGGAAGCGCTGTGGGAGGGCCTGCTGGCGGAGGAGCTGGTCTGGGGGGCGTTCGGGTGCCACCCCCACTTCGCCAAGGAGTACTCTGAGGTCCACGAGCGTAGCATTCTAATGGCCATGCGACACCCTAAAGCTATAGCCTTTGGCGAGATTGGCCTGGACTACTCCCACAAGAACTCCACCAACACATCCAGGCAGAAAGAG GTGTTTGAACGTCAGCTGAAACTGGCTGTGGCTATGAACAAGCCTCTGGTGATCCACTGCAGGGACGCAGACGATGACCTGCTGCTCATCATGAAGAAGTGTGTGCCCCAGGACTACAAAATCCACAG ACACTGTTTCACCAACAGTTACCCGGTGATCGAGCCCTTCCTGAAGGAGTTTCCCAACCTGTGTGTGGGCTTCACGGCTCTCATCACCTACCCTAGTGCATACGAGGCCCGTGACGCGATCCGCAAGATCCCCCTCGACCGCATCCTCCTGGAGACAGACGCACCCTATTTCCTGCCCCGACAg GTTAGTAAGGATGTCTGTAGGTTTGCCCACCCAGGCATGGGTATACACACCCTGCGTGAGATCAGCCTTCTGAAGGGAGAAAGCATCACCACAGTGCTCACCACGATCCGACGCAACACCACCCAGCTCTACGGCATATGA